A single Acropora palmata chromosome 5, jaAcrPala1.3, whole genome shotgun sequence DNA region contains:
- the LOC141882311 gene encoding uncharacterized protein LOC141882311 has protein sequence MALAEHKVLQASLRGGSDLLVSPEDSVSCIGSHAQSSSSKRSKNHSRVSSRGSLAAPVEAVRMKEAAKFAELKAEKVMLERRKVLEEKKFRLKQEEARLNLEVEIAKSAAKEHAQAALSPSPSDNLPLRPLEPKPEVKKEDVGAPVIRELNYSECSGESHYVPPRANARREDIMQDNIVFAAYPDRFIACDDYQKEALAFQRQQTALQVQQNGIVELLAVNQNKSRLPQPRVPMFDGNPVEYRSFIQAFENLIESRTQSSTERLYYLEQYTSGDVKELVRSCHHLPPEEGYVEARRLLLRKLGDEYRIASAYESKALAWPQVKPEDGSALRKFAIFLSSCKNALGSSLYASKFDQPGNLQKLVFKLPFSMRERWRRSANDIMELQSRPVKFSDLIAFVDREARIATNPVFGNISSFAQSGSGSARRPSQSRAGPSSSKVKTSTFVTQVQSNRRANPEQNSDADPVVLGSHSKTCPFCQKSHALEDCRFLRWKPYQEQIKFLSSMRLCFGCLSDNHVARLCPQRKVCKIPNCSRKHPTFLHTTSIHEKSSVDIGVGTESIADTQVSNAMASTVQHANTLNGDTCGRTAMAVVPVKVHSRKTNRTVVTLAFLDSGSTATFCTESLMKKLDERGPKVKISLSTLEKKNSLVDSYLLRDITVSDLDENDLINLSTLYTRPEIPVNGEDIPTQEDVDHWPHLNGIFIPHVDSEIGLLVASDVPEALDPIEVKHSQNGGPYAARTRIAHGRGLLQSRLYCFVDDTTEMSQDELRFMQNAKKIQLNDGHYQIPLPFKDHVVSVPNNKQQALSRITWLKKRLENDPKFHDDYNAFMKELVDKGYARKVPLDQKNDKSLDAWYIPHHGIYHPYKPEKIRVVFDCSAKFRGVSLNSMLYKGPDLTNSLVGVLTRLREDRIAVMADIESMFHQVRVPDRDSTFLRFLWWDDGDTTREVQEYQMLVYLFGAISSPVSANFALRQTADDNKNCFPTEVINTVFRNFYVDDCLKSFPAENDAIAHVNHLQALLSRGGFRLTKWVSKSRKVLQAIPKPELSKELRRLDLSKDEIPAQRALGMQWCVNLPAGEFYP, from the exons ATGGCCCTTGCAGAGCATAAAGTACTGCAAGCCTCGCTAAGAGGTGGCTCAGATCTTCTTGTAAGTCCTGAGGACTCGGTTAGTTGCATTGGCTCCCATGCACAGTCTAGTTCCTCGAAGCGCTCAAAGAATCATAGTCGTGTGAGTTCGCGTGGTAGCCTTGCTGCGCCTGTAGAAGCTGTGAGAATGAAAGAAGCAGCAAAATTCGCAGAATTAAAGGCAGAAAAGGTTATGCTTGAAAGGCGGAAAGTTTtagaggaaaagaaatttcgtTTAAAGCAGGAAGAGGCTCGCCTGAATTTGGAAGTTGAAATCGCTAAGAGTGCAGCTAAAGAACATGCCCAAGCCGCGCTGTCCCCGTCACCCTCAGATAACTTGCCCTTACGGCCTCTCGAACCGAAACCGGAGGTCAAGAAGGAAGATGTTGGTGCGCCAGTTATCAGGGAGTTGAACTACTCTGAATGCTCCGGTGAGTCTCATTACGTCCCTCCTCGTGCGAATGCTCGTCGCGAGGATATCATGCAAGACAACATAGTGTTTGCTGCCTATCCCGACCGCTTCATAGCCTGCGACGATTATCAAAAAGAGGCACTAGCGTTTCAGCGACAGCAGACGGCCTTGCAGGTCCAGCAAAATGGGATCGTCGAACTATTAGCCGTGAACCAGAACAAAAGCAGACTTCCTCAACCCCGTGTACCTATGTTTGATGGGAACCCTGTAGAATACCGTAGCTTTATTCAAGCTTTCGAGAATCTGATTGAGTCACGTACGCAAAGTAGTACCGAAAGACTCTACTATCTGGAGCAATACACTAGTGGGGATGTCAAAGAGCTGGTACGGTCCTGTCATCATCTGCCGCCTGAGGAAGGATACGTCGAAGCACGTAGGCTTCTCCTGCGTAAACTTGGAGACGAGTACCGGATTGCTTCTGCATATGAATCGAAGGCGTTGGCATGGCCTCAAGTTAAGCCAGAAGACGGCTCTGCTCTTAGAAAGTTTGCTATCTTTCTTTCCAGTTGTAAGAACGCTTTGGGCAGCAGTTTGTACGCATCAAAGTTTGACCAGCCAGGAAACCTTCAGAAACTGGttttcaaattaccgttttcTATGAGAGAGAGATGGCGGCGCAGCGCCAACGATATTATGGAGCTTCAGTCAAGACCTGTAAAGTTTAGCGACCTCATTGCTTTCGTTGACCGTGAAGCTAGAATTGCCACCAACCCAGTCTTTGGAAACATCTCGAGCTTTGCTCAATCAGGTTCAGGTTCAGCACGAAGACCGTCGCAATCGCGCGCTGGTCCCTCCTCTTCCAAGGTGAAGACATCGACCTTTGTCACCCAAGTACAGAGCAATCGACGCGCAAATCCAGAACAGAATTCCGATGCTGATCCCGTAGTACTTGGTTCTCACTCCAAAACGTGTCCATTCTGTCAAAAGAGCCATGCCCTTGAAGACTGCCGCTTCCTTAGATGGAAGCCATACCAAGAGCAAATCAAGTTTTTATCTTCAATGAGGCTGTGCTTTGGCTGTTTATCTGATAATCATGTGGCAAGGCTCTGCCCTCAGCGTAAAGTTTGCAAGATCCCTAATTGCTCTCGGAAGCATCCTACATTCCTTCATACTACAAGCATTCATGAAAAATCTTCGGTGGACATTGGTGTCGGAACCGAGAGCATTGCTGATACTCAAGTTTCTAATGCCATGGCCAGCACAGTCCAGCATGCTAATACCCTTAATGGAGACACTTGTGGCAGGACAGCGATGGCCGTCGTCCCCGTAAAGGTCCACTCGAGGAAAACCAATCGAACAGTCGTCACTCTGGCTTTTCTAGACAGTGGCAGCACTGCTACCTTCTGTACTGAATCGCTAATGAAGAAATTAGATGAGCGGGGGCCTAAAGTAAAGATATCTCTGTCCACCCTTGAAAAGAAGAACAGCCTGGTTGACAGTTATCTCCTCCGCGACATAACAGTTTCGGATCTGGATGAAAATGACCTCATTAATCTTTCCACTCTCTATACCAGGCCGGAAATTCCAGTTAACGGGGAAGATATTCCAACTCAGGAGGACGTAGATCACTGGCCTCATTTAAATGGCATTTTTATTCCCCACGTCGATTCAGAGATCGGACTTCTCGTCGCCAGCGACGTTCCAGAGGCGCTCGATCCGATCGAAGTGAAGCATAGCCAGAACGGTGGTCCTTATGCTGCAAGGACACGCATCG CGCATGGTAGAGGACTTTTACAATCGCGACTTTACTGTTTTGTTGATGATACCACTGAGATGTCGCAGGATGAACTCCGCTTCATGCAGAATGCCAAAAAGATACAGTTGAATGATGGACATTATCAAATCCCACTACCGTTTAAAGATCACGTGGTCTCAGTCCCTAACAATAAACAGCAAGCCCTGTCACGAATCACCTGGTTGAAGAAGAGATTGGAGAACGATCCTAAGTTCCATGACGATTACAATGCGTTCATGAAAGAATTGGTAGACAAGGGCTATGCGCGTAAAGTGCCTCTCGATCAGAAGAATGACAAAAGCCTCGACGCATGGTACATACCTCATCATGGAATTTACCATCCATATAAACCGGAAAAAATCAGAGTCGTCTTCGACTGCTCGGCGAAGTTTAGAGGAGTTTCCCTTAACAGCATGTTATACAAGGGTCCAGATTTAACAAATTCGCTTGTTGGGGTGTTAACAAGGTTACGAGAAGACAGAATCGCAGTAATGGCGGACATAGAGTCCATGTTTCACCAAGTTCGAGTTCCAGACCGTGATAGTACGTTTCTGCGTTTTCTTTGGTGGGACGATGGCGATACGACGCGAGAAGTTCAAGAATACCAGATGCTTGTCTACCTTTTTGGGGCCATATCGTCTCCTGTTTCCGCAAATTTTGCATTGCGACAGACCGCAGATGACAACAAGAATTGTTTTCCTACTGAAGTCATAAACACGGTGTTCAGAAATTTCTACGTTGATGACTGCCTCAAGTCCTTTCCCGCAGAGAATGATGCCATTGCACATGTTAACCACCTTCAGGCCCTACTTTCAAGAGGCGGCTTCAGACTTACAAAGTGGGTCAGTAAGAGCAGAAAGGTTCTACAAGCAATTCCTAAGCCTGAACTGTCTAAAGAGTTAAGAAGACTGGACCTCAGCAAAGATGAAATACCTGCACAAAGAGCACTTGGTATGCAGTGGTGCGTCAACCTACCCGCAGGGGAATTTTATCCATAG
- the LOC141882310 gene encoding uncharacterized protein LOC141882310, whose amino-acid sequence MLQDLCRIKLGWDDEIPPEHLSSWVKWLDDLPKLSSFSVNRSVLPEGFGPVVFSQLHHFSDASEAAYGSVSYLRITNAEGKVHCAFLFAKSRLAPLKSTSIPRLELSAATISIRLDKMLKREIEIPLSEPSIFWTDSMSVLRYVKNENKRFHTFVANRIAMIRDSSSPGQWYHLEGIKNPGDHTSRGLSADGLLSCDKWLMGPEFLWKSECQWPTQSLDTSIAIQHNDPEVKPDPEVKSHAISLGAPIVSPTASLSDRFERFSSWYRLNKTVALIFRFRNNLLMAIKNKRKGGQLNTNQKQLPFITLDEMGNAEKAILKNVQRAAFKEELSRLESGNRECVKRNSPLFKLDPLVRDGLLRVGGRLTRAHISSDAKHQIIIPKDSHVSNLIIDHYHKLSVHSGRQHVLSMIRQKYWIIKANSAVRRVLRGCYSCRKREAPPCEQIMADLPEDRLIPDKPPFTAVGVDLFGPFQVRRSRSLVKRYGVIFTCLTIRAVHIEVAHSLNAIFILTKDQVHFQPMHSSM is encoded by the coding sequence ATGTTGCAAGACCTTTGTCGCATCAAGCTAGGATGGGACGACGAAATTCCTCCCGAACACCTCTCGAGTTGGGTTAAGTGGCTTGACGATCTTCCGAAGCTCTCTTCATTTTCCGTGAACCGTTCTGTGTTACCAGAAGGTTTTGGTCCTGTGGTTTTCAGTCAACTTCATCATTTCTCCGACGCCTCAGAAGCTGCATATGGCTCAGTTTCCTATCTACGAATAACAAACGCAGAGGGGAAAGTACACTGTGCATTCCTATTTGCGAAGTCTCGCCTTGCCCCATTGAAATCCACCTCTATTCCTCGTTTAGAGCTGTCAGCTGCAACGATTTCCATCCGCCTTGACAAAATGCTCAAAAGAGAGATTGAAATACCATTGAGTGAGCCTTCCATTTTCTGGACCGACAGCATGTCCGTTCTACGCTAcgttaaaaatgaaaacaagcgTTTTCACACATTTGTTGCGAACCGCATTGCTATGATACGAGACAGCTCCAGTCCTGGTCAGTGGTATCATTTGGAAGGAATCAAGAATCCTGGCGATCACACTTCGAGAGGCCTTTCAGCCGATGGTCTGCTGAGTTGCGACAAGTGGCTTATGGGGCCGGAGTTTCTGTGGAAATCGGAGTGCCAATGGCCAACTCAATCTCTGGACACTTCAATTGCCATTCAACACAACGATCCCGAAGTGAAACCAGATCCAGAGGTAAAGTCCCATGCGATTTCTCTGGGAGCACCAATTGTCTCTCCTACAGCAAGTCTATCAGATCGTTTCGAAAGATTCTCAAGTTGGTATCGTTTGAATAAAACAGTTGCTTTGATCTTCCGTTTCCGAAATAATCTCCTTATGGCgatcaaaaacaaaaggaaaggcGGTCAACTGAATACCAACCAGAAGCAACTTCCATTTATTACCCTTGATGAAATGGGGAATGCTGAGAAAGCAATATTGAAGAACGTCCAAAGAGCAGCATTCAAAGAGGAGTTGAGCCGGCTTGAGTCAGGAAACAGAGAATGTGTAAAGCGTAACAGCCCCCTTTTTAAACTCGATCCACTCGTGAGGGATGGTTTGTTGCGCGTTGGCGGAAGGTTGACTCGCGCGCACATTTCATCGGACGCCAAGCACCAGATCATTATACCAAAGGATAGCCACGTCTCGAACCTTATCATCGACCATTATCACAAGCTCTCCGTTCATTCAGGAAGACAGCACGTTTTGAGCATGATTCGCCAGAAGTACTGGATAATTAAGGCAAACTCAGCGGTGAGAAGAGTCCTTCGGGGATGTTATAGTTGTCGTAAGCGCGAAGCACCACCTTGCGAGCAAATAATGGCCGACTTACCCGAGGACCGTTTGATTCCCGACAAGCCGCCTTTTACAGCAGTTGGTGTGGATCTCTTTGGTCCTTTCCAAGTACGCCGATCAAGAAGCCTTGTTAAAAGATATGGCGTGATTTTTACTTGTCTCACTATTCGCGCGGTCCACATTGAAGTAGCACATAGCCTAAATGCAATATTCATTTTAACAAAAGATCAAGTTCATTTCCAGCCTATGCATAGTTCCATGTAG
- the LOC141882313 gene encoding uncharacterized protein LOC141882313 — translation MADIVAKGYARKVPLEQMNLEDGKVWYIPHHGVYQRHKPGKIRLVFDCSAKVNGVSLNSMLYKGPDLTNSLTGVLTRFRQDRIAVTADIQSMFYQVRVSNGDSSFLSFLWWENGDMARELQEY, via the coding sequence ATGGCAGATATCGTGGCCAAAGGTTACGCGCGTAAAGTCCCATTGGAACAGATGAATCTCGAGGACGGAAAAGTGTGGTACATACCTCACCACGGGGTGTACCAACGCCACAAACCAGGAAAGATTCGGCTGGTTTTCGATTGCTCAGCCAAGGTTAACGGAGTATCTCTGAACAGCATGCTGTACAAAGGTCCAGACTTAACCAATTCTTTGACTGGAGTGTTAACACGATTCCGTCAGGATAGAATTGCAGTTACGGCAGATATCCAGTCTATGTTTTACCAAGTGAGAGTTTCAAACGGTGACAGTTCCTTTCTAAGCTTTCTGTGGTGGGAAAATGGTGACATGGCAAGAGAATTACAAGAATATTAG
- the LOC141882312 gene encoding uncharacterized protein LOC141882312 → MLAHLFGAISSPACANFALRKTAEDNRESFSPEVTNTVKKNFYVDDCLKSLPSEPNAIAHVNSLRSLLSRGDFRLTKWISNSPMANEAIPHSERSKEIKSIATDKDDPMYSKLWEFSDLCGIKLEWDEEIPPQYILRWENWLLDLRKLSSFCISRCLMPEEFGQVASSQLHHFPDGSEDGYGSVSYLRLVNEEGNIHCALLFGKSRVTPLKAVTIPRLELSAATMSVRHARMLKREIEIPLSMPSMFWSDSMSVLRYIKNDQQLVRKIENRFKASPSSGFMFGQSKALVS, encoded by the exons ATGCTCGCGCACTTGTTTGGAGCTATATCATCACCGGCCTGCGCAAACTTTGCTCTTCGAAAAACAGCAGAAGACAATAGAGAAAGTTTCTCCCCTGAAGTCACCAACACAGTGAAGAAGAATTTCTACGTCGATGATTGTCTAAAGTCTCTTCCATCCGAGCCAAACGCTATTGCGCATGTCAACAGCTTACGAAGCCTATTGTCAAGAGGAGATTTTAGACTTACTAAATGGATCAGCAACAGTCCCATGGCTAATGAAGCCATTCCCCATTCAGAGAGAtcgaaagaaattaaaagcatTGCTACGGACAAGGACGACCCCATGTACAGCAAGCTCTGGGAATTCAGTG ATCTCTGTGGCATAAAGTTGGAATGGGATGAAGAAATTCCTCCGCAGTACATACTACGCTGGGAAAATTGGCTTCTGGACCTCCGAAAGCTATCGTCTTTCTGTATAAGCCGTTGTTTGATGCCAGAAGAATTTGGTCAAGTCGCATCTAGCCAGCTCCATCATTTTCCCGATGGTTCGGAAGATGGATACGGTTCCGTGTCTTATCTGCGGTTAGTAAACGAAGAAGGAAATATCCATTGTGCGCTCTTATTTGGCAAGTCACGCGTTACACCCCTGAAAGCTGTGACGATTCCCCGCCTAGAGCTCTCAGCCGCTACTATGTCAGTGCGCCACGCCAGGATGCTAAAGAGAGAAATCGAGATCCCGCTCAGCATGCCATCAATGTTCTGGTCAGATAGTATGTCAGTATTACGTTACATCAAGAACGACCAACAACTCGTTAGAAAAATCGAGAATCGGTTCAAGGCCTCACCATCTTCAGGCTTTATGTTTGGCCAATCTAAAGCTTTAGTTTCGTAA